The following coding sequences lie in one Silurus meridionalis isolate SWU-2019-XX chromosome 19, ASM1480568v1, whole genome shotgun sequence genomic window:
- the LOC124401954 gene encoding dynein axonemal heavy chain 12-like — MDDLKPDPELPAAMSEARKQHMNYLLLRQCVESRPIVPIQQQWIDNMMFLVPPQLRAGPGKVELVEELCNEVGEDFCSTMLKFTFDNILQKSQECTDVLLPTPAKKPWHGTFTRSRKVIEENLHILHPAMKIVLEICHVTFSQMLLIDLSGCRSIGPVDCEQLKNKVSVECQRVEQKLMKTWFPRIIQLLTSKSTIQRIKEEKLDAFYNCVATLLSNQLKALIKRSMEAFVSLFGPLNKQELPLFTMALIFDDEKMAFSPSFQELEEAVLDILNSIIHTLQKVPTVQSWIDEENRSVVDAKVPENIITWAETTVRNAVHENLQAPMKHFQNYSENYDWLINGSAQDQVEKFMEEQHSFEQYTEQVESFRALSKELSNLDSVAHFDMICLKCDELNQGLSNKAHTFSTILVERLISANREHCLQICEEFEIIKEKSLKTPTTSEEMTEMIEYIEQVKTIGLEELGIKIKEVHNRLNYLLDVHIFDVEDLKLHSTVLMWPQNILPIFDQSAEILEKAKQKGQQELLGRREKLLLELDKLAKRIEEFIHCFDLDMMHQYVKDVKKVVKRVQDADEAIVFINKEETLYNWDLTDYPEIDVIKENLEPYNKLFGLVLRWQTTQEKWMNGPFLDLNGERIEAEVDEFSQEIYKSLKFFQQKQKKAEQEKAAAKKPGEEEEEEEEEKQVEEKQESPNAAICNKVITQISQFKENIPTVSILCNPGMRARHWEQMSAIMNYDMSPSPETTLSNVLKKNFTAYLEQLETISTAASKEFSLEKAMQTMLESWDVVAFNYVAYRESGVSIVTAVDEIQTMLDDQIVKTQTMRSSPFIKPFEVEIRAWEDRLINIQDTIDEWLKVQAQWLYLEPIFSSQDIMQQMPEEGRQFQIVDKHWREVMKHCEKDSKGELEPFIG; from the exons ATGGATGATTTAAAACCCGACCCCGAGCTTCCTGCAGCA atgagTGAAGCGAGGAAGCAGCAC ATGAACTACCTGTTATTAAGGCAGTGCGTGGAAAGTAGACCGATTGTACCCATTCAGCAGCAGTGGATCGACAACATGATGTTCCTCGTTCCACCTCAGCTTCGTGCAGGTCCTGGGAAAGTAGAGCTGGTGGAGGAATTATGCAACGAAGTTGGAGAGGACTTCTGTAGCACCATGCTCAAATTCACAT TTGACAACATCCTTCAGAAGTCACAGGAGTGTACTGATGTTCTCTTACCAACGCCTGCAAAAAA GCCATGGCATGGCACCTTCACCAGGAGTCGAAAGGTGATCGAAGAGAACTTGCACATCCTACACCCAGCGATGAAAATCGTTTTGGAGATCTGTCACGTAACATTCTCTCAGATGCTTCTGATAGATCTCTCAGGCTGCAG GTCCATCGGGCCTGTAGACTGTGAGCAATTGAAGAACAAAGTGTCTGTGGAGTGTCAGAGGGTTGAGCAGAAGCTCATGAAAACCTGGTTCCCGAGGATTATTCAGTTGCTCACCAGCAAGTCCACAATCCAACGAATCAAAGAAGAAAAGCTGGATGCCTTTTATAACTGTGTTGCAACACTTCTCTCCAACCAA CTGAAGGCTCTGATTAAAAGAAGCATGGAGGCTTTCGTCAGCTTGTTTGGACCACTTAACAAGCAGGAGCTTCCCCTCTTTACGATGGCGTTGATATTTGATGATGAAAAGATGGCCTTCTCTCCCAGCTTTCAGGAGCTGGAGGAGGCTGTGTTAGATATTCTCAACTCAATCATCCACACTTTGCAG AAAGTCCCGACTGTTCAGTCCTGGATTGATGAGGAAAATAGGTCAGTGGTTGATGCTAAAGTGCCAGAGAACATTATCACATGGGCAGAGACTACAGTGAGGAACGCAGTTCATGAAAACCTACAGGCACCTATGAAGCACTTCCAGAATTATT CTGAAAACTATGATTGGCTAATAAACGGGAGTGCGCAGGATCAGGTCGAGAAATTTATGGAGGAACAGCACAGTTTCGAACAGTATACTGAG CAAGTCGAGTCATTCCGTGCACTGTCAAAAGAGCTTTCTAACCTCGACTCCGTGGCTCATTTTGACATGATCTGCTTGAAATGCGACGAACTCAATCAAGGGCTGTCAAATAAAGCACACACTTTTTCTACAATCCTTGTGGAGCGACTGATCAGCGCAAACCGTGAACACTGTCTTCA aatctGTGAAGAGTTTGAGATCATTAAGGAGAAATCTTTAAAAACTCCGACCACATCAGAAGAAATGACCGAGATGATCGAGTATATTGAGCAGGTTAAGACCATAGGACTTGAAGAGCTTGGCATTAAGATAAAG GAAGTGCATAATAGATTGAATTACCTGCTGGATGTACACATATTTGATGTAGAAGACCTGAAGCTTCATTCAACCGTCCTGATGTGGCCACAAAATATTCTTCCAATTTTCGATCAAAGTGCTGAG ATCTTGGAGAAAGCCAAGCAAAAAGGTCAGCAGGAGCTGCTGGGCAGGAGAGAAAAGTTGTTGCTGGAGCTTGATAAACTTGCCAAAAGGATTGAGGAGTTTATTCATTGCTTTGACCTGGATATGATGCATCAG TATGTGAAAGATGTCAAAAAAGTGGTGAAAAGGGTTCAGGATGCCGATGAGGCAATTGTCTTCATCAACAAAGAAGAGACTCTGTACAACTGGGACCTTACTGATTATCCAGAGATTGATGTGATCAAGGAGAACCTTGAGCCATATAACAAGCTGTTTGGACTTGTACTAAGATGGCAGACCACGCAGGAGAA ATGGATGAATGGTCCCTTCTTGGATTTGAATGGTGAACGTATAGAGGCAGAGGTGGATGAGTTTTCCCAAGAAATCTACAAGAGTCTGAAGTTCTTCCAGCAGAAACAGAAGAAGGCTGAGCAAGAGAAAGCAGCTGCAAAGAAGCctggagaagaagaggaagaagaagaagaagaaaaacaagtagaagaaaaacaggaaagtCCCAATGCTGCAATCTGCAACAAAGTCATCACGCAAATCAGCCAATTCAAG GAGAACATCCCAACAGTGTCCATCCTGTGTAATCCTGGAATGAGAGCTCGACACTGGGAGCAGATGTCAGCGATTATGAATTATGACATGTCGCCCAGCCCAGAGACCACACTGAGTAACGTCTTAAAAAAGAACTTCACTGCTTACCTGGAGCAGCTTGAGACCATCAGTACTGCAGCCAGCAAA GAATTCTCGTTGGAGAAGGCCATGCAGACTATGCTGGAGTCATGGGATGTTGTGGCTTTCAATTACGTCGCATACAGGGAGTCTGGTGTGTCTATTGTTACTGCAGTAGATGAAATTCAGACCATGTTGGACGACCAGATAGTGAAAACCCAGACCATGAGAAGTTCCCCATTTATCAAACCTTTTGAAGTGGAGATCAGG GCCTGGGAGGATCGTTTGATCAATATCCAGGACACTATAGATGAGTGGCTGAAGGTACAGGCCCAGTGGCTCTACTTGGAGCCCATCTTCAGCTCGCAGGATATCATGCAGCAGATGCCTGAAGAGGGACGCCAATTTCAGATCGTGGACAAACACTGGAGAGAAGTTATGAAACACTGCGAAAAAGACTCAAAG GGTGAATTAGAACCTTTTATTGGGTGA
- the LOC124402390 gene encoding aerolysin-like protein translates to MSSLADVLIIGGQGGDPFDFNGIGNGATITKIWVWAGGWQIKAIKVWLNDGQSKQFGRENGKFSEFIFEDGEHFTSLSLWGNGAGTRLGAIRFTTNRSRVFFPKMTSWELKTEYPVDVGSGICLGIMGRSGSDVDSLGFIFINTIRYTELTGVTYPTLHDETPIVAVDEIKSMTYQNNTTEVLKYTFDTATKITKKSSWSVTNKTESSFCIEVKAGIPNILEISGGFSYTMGTERSYTLEFTEEKTESFSFTITVPPGKTVDAIVTIGWANIDLPYTGTVKITCVNGSVLQFPTSGTYKGINYTKAKIVVNESTKMLAADPKAENEVTYKTF, encoded by the coding sequence ATGTCAAGCCTGGCAGATGTGCTTATAATTGGTGGGCAAGGAGGAGATCCCTTTGATTTTAATGGTATTGGAAATGGAGCCACCATAACAAAGATCTGGGTGTGGGCTGGTGGCTGGCAGATAAAAGCGATTAAGGTTTGGCTCAATGACGGCCAGTCAAAGCAGTTTGGACGAGAAAATGGGAAGTTTTCAGAATTTATATTTGAAGATGGTGAGCATTTCACCTCCCTTTCTCTTTGGGGAAATGGAGCTGGAACACGTCTGGGTGCCATCAGATTCACTACAAATCGTTCCCGGGTGTTTTTTCCAAAAATGACATCCTGGGAACTAAAAACAGAATATCCAGTTGATGTTGGTTCTGGGATCTGTCTTGGAATCATGGGACGTTCCGGTTCAGATGTTGATAGCTTAGGCTTCATATTCATCAACACCATCAGATACACTGAGCTTACAGGTGTTACGTATCCCACACTACATGATGAGACACCCATTGTGGCTGTTGACGAAATTAAATCCATGACCTATCAAAATAATACAACAGAGGTTTTAAAGTACACATTTGATACTGCCACAAAAATCACCAAAAAGTCATCCTGGTCTGTTACAAACAAGACTGAATCCTCATTTTGCATTGAAGTGAAGGCAGGAATTCCTAATATTCTTGAAATCTCTGGTGGATTCAGTTACACAATGGGAACTGAGAGGTCGTATACTTTAGAGTTCACTGAGGAGAAAACTGAATCGTTCTCATTTACTATCACAGTTCCTCCAGGGAAAACCGTGGATGCCATCGTCACAATCGGCTGGGCTAACATTGATCTCCCCTACACTGGCACAGTCAAGATTACTTGCGTAAATGGCAGTGTGCTGCAGTTTCCAACCAGTGGAACCTACAAAGGCATCAATTACACCAAAGCAAAAATAGTTGTGAATGAATCTACAAAAATGCTTGCTGCTGATCCAAAGGCTGAGAATGAAGTGACTTATAAAACattctaa